A portion of the Pseudarthrobacter defluvii genome contains these proteins:
- a CDS encoding 1,4-alpha-glucan branching enzyme, with protein sequence MNQPILTPALTALLKEWLPQQRWFPVKTPDFDVSQAGSLGLTDPSGHAALAVFLLNITTQGPDGGPRTAVVQVPLSFRPAPAGGMERALVGNAAGMDPTRPWVYDAVHDPDFVGAWLELIRQQEKAASGTATGFRVDGPYRLPTAKGVVKVLSGEQSNSSVLVDDGESAAMVKFFRVLSDGTNPEIEVGAALTKAGTSEVPATLGWVRGEWLGQGAQGNQGNTGSGGTGTKYVQGELAVAHEFLAGGRDAWRLAVDAARSGRDFTSEARALGAATATVHKRLAEALGQSAEPEPGKGAGPAVAQRVRTAWAEARAAVGPYDDALDTLLAGLDKTPAGPLQRIHGDLHLGQILLVTGQSGDESRWAILDFEGEPLRPIAERNVPDVPLRDVVGMLRSFDYAAGAAQREQEGAQVPDNWVDDCADAFLAGYAGVIPGTVDRTSPLFVALWLDKALYEVVYEMRNRPDWVAIPVNASRRLLGSNGAGGSAGAASEGNEMTGSARTDRPGVPLHVDEGTLGRIANGEHHAPHSVLGAHLDDYGHVTIRTVKHLAEAITVVTQAGEVPMQHEAHGVWVAVLEPVEQGHVPDYRLSVTYPGKEAVTVDDPYRYLPTVGEVDLHLIGEGRHEKLWTVLGAHVQHYKSSLGDVNGVSFAVWAPNAQAVRVKGDFNAWDGRENSMRSLGSSGVWEVFIPGVTAGACYKYEILTRGGYWVEKADPLAFGTEVPPLTASRVVEPSYAFKDQEWMEARSKRDPHNSAMSVYEVHLGSWRLGLGYRELAKELVEYVKWLGFTHVEFMPVAEHPFGGSWGYQVTSYYAPTSRFGHPDEFRYLVDALHQAGIGVLLDWVPAHFPKDAWALARFDGEALYEHSDPALGEHPDWGTLIFDFGRSEVRNFLVANALYWLEEFHIDGLRVDAVASMLYLDYSRQDGQWRPNRFGGRENLEAISFLQEVNATVYKTHPGAVMIAEESTAFPGVTAPTSHGGLGFGLKWNMGWMHDSLKYISEDPYNRRWHHGTVTFSLVYAFTENFLLPISHDEVVHGKGSMLRKMPGDRWQQLANLRAFFAYQWAHPGKQLIFMGTEFGQEAEWSEQHGLDWWLADIPAHRGLQLLTKDLNELYASTPALYTQDNVPAGFQWINGGDADRNVLSFIRWDTDGNPIVCAINFSGAPHVGYTLGVPSAGAWTEVLNTDHTTYGGSGVLNEGELKATDHGQDGQPATLTVTLPPLGASYFKPGAAVAD encoded by the coding sequence ATGAATCAGCCAATCCTCACTCCCGCCCTTACCGCGCTGCTCAAGGAATGGCTGCCGCAGCAGCGGTGGTTTCCGGTCAAGACCCCCGACTTCGACGTTTCCCAAGCGGGCAGCCTGGGGCTGACGGACCCCAGCGGCCATGCGGCGCTGGCCGTGTTCCTTCTGAACATCACCACGCAGGGGCCCGACGGCGGCCCGCGCACCGCGGTGGTCCAGGTTCCCTTGAGCTTTCGGCCGGCGCCGGCAGGCGGGATGGAGCGGGCGCTGGTGGGCAATGCCGCGGGAATGGATCCCACCCGCCCCTGGGTCTACGACGCCGTCCACGACCCCGACTTCGTGGGCGCGTGGCTGGAGCTCATCCGGCAGCAGGAGAAGGCTGCCAGCGGTACGGCCACGGGGTTCCGGGTTGATGGTCCCTACCGGCTGCCTACGGCCAAGGGCGTGGTGAAAGTGCTCTCCGGCGAGCAGTCCAACAGTTCCGTCCTGGTGGACGACGGCGAATCGGCCGCCATGGTGAAATTCTTCCGGGTGCTTTCCGACGGCACCAACCCCGAGATCGAGGTGGGTGCTGCCCTGACCAAGGCGGGCACCTCCGAGGTCCCTGCCACGCTTGGCTGGGTCAGGGGGGAGTGGCTCGGACAAGGCGCCCAGGGAAACCAGGGCAACACCGGCTCCGGCGGCACCGGTACCAAGTATGTGCAAGGTGAGCTCGCCGTGGCCCACGAGTTCCTCGCCGGCGGCCGGGACGCCTGGCGGCTGGCCGTGGACGCCGCGCGCTCGGGCAGGGACTTCACGTCAGAAGCGCGGGCCCTTGGCGCGGCCACGGCGACGGTGCACAAGCGCCTGGCGGAGGCCCTGGGGCAATCAGCCGAGCCTGAACCCGGCAAGGGGGCAGGACCTGCTGTTGCCCAGCGCGTCCGCACCGCCTGGGCTGAAGCCCGTGCCGCCGTCGGGCCTTACGACGATGCTCTGGACACCCTGCTGGCCGGCCTGGACAAAACTCCGGCCGGGCCGCTGCAGCGCATCCACGGGGACCTGCACCTGGGCCAGATCCTCCTGGTGACCGGCCAGTCCGGCGACGAGTCCCGGTGGGCCATCCTGGATTTCGAGGGTGAGCCGCTGCGGCCCATCGCCGAACGGAACGTCCCGGACGTCCCCCTGCGCGACGTGGTGGGGATGCTCCGGTCCTTCGACTACGCAGCCGGAGCAGCCCAGCGCGAACAGGAAGGCGCGCAAGTCCCGGACAACTGGGTTGACGACTGCGCCGACGCTTTCCTGGCAGGGTATGCCGGGGTCATTCCCGGCACGGTGGACCGGACCTCGCCGCTGTTTGTGGCATTGTGGCTGGACAAGGCGCTGTACGAAGTTGTTTATGAAATGCGGAACAGGCCCGACTGGGTGGCGATTCCAGTAAACGCCTCCAGGCGGCTCCTGGGCAGCAATGGTGCCGGCGGGTCCGCCGGTGCAGCATCGGAAGGTAACGAAATGACAGGCTCAGCACGAACTGACCGTCCGGGGGTGCCCCTGCACGTGGATGAAGGCACCCTGGGCAGGATCGCGAACGGTGAACACCACGCCCCCCACTCCGTCCTGGGCGCGCACCTGGACGACTACGGGCATGTCACCATCCGCACCGTGAAGCACCTCGCCGAAGCAATCACCGTGGTCACCCAGGCCGGTGAAGTTCCCATGCAGCATGAGGCCCACGGCGTGTGGGTTGCCGTCCTGGAGCCGGTGGAGCAGGGACACGTTCCGGACTACCGGCTCTCGGTCACCTACCCGGGCAAGGAAGCGGTGACGGTTGATGACCCGTACCGCTACCTGCCCACCGTGGGTGAAGTGGACCTGCACCTCATCGGCGAAGGCCGGCACGAGAAGCTGTGGACCGTGCTCGGCGCCCACGTCCAGCACTACAAGTCCTCGCTCGGGGACGTCAACGGTGTTTCCTTCGCTGTCTGGGCTCCCAATGCGCAGGCTGTCCGCGTCAAGGGCGACTTCAACGCGTGGGACGGCCGCGAGAATTCCATGCGCTCGCTGGGATCTTCCGGTGTCTGGGAAGTCTTCATTCCCGGCGTTACGGCAGGCGCCTGCTACAAGTACGAGATCCTGACGCGGGGCGGCTACTGGGTTGAAAAAGCCGACCCGCTGGCGTTCGGCACCGAGGTCCCCCCGTTGACCGCGTCCCGCGTGGTGGAGCCCTCCTACGCCTTCAAGGACCAGGAATGGATGGAAGCGCGCAGCAAGCGCGACCCGCACAACTCGGCCATGAGCGTCTACGAGGTGCACCTCGGATCATGGCGGCTGGGCCTTGGCTACCGCGAACTCGCCAAGGAACTGGTGGAGTACGTCAAGTGGCTCGGGTTCACCCACGTTGAATTCATGCCTGTGGCCGAGCACCCCTTCGGCGGTTCATGGGGATACCAGGTCACGTCCTACTACGCCCCCACGTCCAGGTTCGGCCACCCGGATGAGTTCCGCTACCTGGTGGACGCCCTCCACCAGGCCGGCATCGGCGTGCTGCTGGACTGGGTGCCCGCGCACTTCCCCAAGGACGCCTGGGCCCTGGCCCGGTTCGACGGGGAGGCGCTGTACGAGCACTCCGACCCCGCCCTGGGCGAACACCCCGACTGGGGCACCCTCATTTTCGACTTCGGCCGCTCCGAGGTCCGGAACTTCCTGGTGGCGAACGCCCTCTACTGGCTGGAGGAGTTCCACATTGACGGCCTGCGTGTGGACGCAGTGGCCTCCATGCTCTACCTGGACTACTCACGCCAGGATGGCCAGTGGCGGCCCAACCGCTTCGGCGGCAGGGAAAACCTGGAAGCCATCTCCTTCCTGCAGGAAGTCAACGCCACCGTGTACAAGACCCACCCGGGCGCTGTCATGATCGCGGAAGAATCCACTGCCTTCCCCGGCGTCACCGCCCCCACCAGCCACGGCGGCCTGGGCTTCGGCCTGAAGTGGAACATGGGCTGGATGCACGATTCGCTCAAGTACATCTCCGAGGACCCCTACAACCGCCGCTGGCACCACGGCACCGTGACGTTCTCCCTGGTGTATGCCTTCACGGAGAATTTCCTGCTGCCGATCAGCCACGACGAGGTTGTCCATGGCAAGGGTTCCATGCTCCGCAAGATGCCGGGCGACCGCTGGCAGCAGTTGGCCAACTTGCGGGCCTTCTTTGCCTACCAGTGGGCGCACCCCGGCAAGCAGCTCATCTTCATGGGCACCGAATTCGGCCAGGAAGCCGAATGGTCTGAGCAACACGGCCTGGACTGGTGGCTCGCGGACATCCCGGCACACCGGGGACTGCAGTTGCTGACCAAGGACCTGAACGAGTTGTACGCGTCCACGCCGGCCCTGTACACGCAGGACAACGTTCCCGCCGGATTCCAGTGGATCAACGGTGGCGACGCCGACCGGAACGTCTTGTCGTTCATCAGGTGGGACACCGACGGCAACCCGATCGTCTGCGCCATCAACTTCTCCGGCGCACCACATGTTGGCTACACCTTGGGCGTCCCGTCGGCCGGTGCCTGGACGGAGGTCCTGAACACGGACCACACCACGTACGGGGGCTCCGGCGTGCTGAACGAAGGCGAACTGAAGGCGACGGATCACGGACAGGATGGCCAGCCGGCGACCTTGACCGTCACTCTGCCGCCGCTCGGGGCGTCCTACTTCAAGCCGGGTGCAGCAGTGGCTGACTGA
- a CDS encoding LacI family DNA-binding transcriptional regulator, whose protein sequence is MAGIKEVASRAGLSVATVSRALSGKSNVSARSRRLAQDAAKELGFVPSYHASSLASGRNHNIGLVVPNVQRWYFSSVLEGVSETLLDAGYDLTLYNVGEQPERRSSILNDFLLRKRLDAVIAVALVLSEDEIGQLLAVHRPIVGIGGALRGASTIRIDDEGLAALATRHLIGLGHSRIAHITGYGELNRDFKLPQLRQKGFASAMAEAGLTVRPEWKATADFTIQGAYAAGRRLLGTSSERPTAVFAASDEMAVGIMLAARDFGLQVPQDLSVVGIDGHELAETFGLTTINQDPRGQGRLAAATALALLEKPSGNSDDGTAAAAAQDQEFPTEFVIRNSTAVPPHEPMRRA, encoded by the coding sequence ATGGCGGGTATCAAGGAAGTTGCCAGCCGGGCCGGCCTGTCAGTGGCCACCGTGTCCAGGGCGCTGAGCGGTAAATCCAACGTCTCGGCCAGGAGCCGCCGTCTTGCCCAGGACGCGGCCAAGGAACTGGGATTTGTCCCGTCGTACCACGCGTCCAGCCTCGCGTCCGGTCGCAATCACAACATTGGGCTGGTGGTCCCCAATGTCCAGCGATGGTACTTCTCTTCCGTCTTGGAAGGCGTGTCGGAGACCCTGCTGGACGCCGGCTACGACCTAACCCTCTACAATGTGGGCGAACAGCCGGAGCGACGCAGCAGCATCCTGAATGACTTCCTCCTGCGGAAGCGCCTGGATGCCGTCATCGCCGTGGCGTTGGTGCTCAGCGAAGACGAGATCGGCCAACTGCTGGCGGTACACCGCCCCATCGTGGGAATCGGTGGCGCGCTGCGGGGAGCCTCTACGATCAGGATTGACGACGAGGGGCTGGCCGCGCTGGCCACCCGCCACCTGATTGGGCTGGGACACAGCAGAATCGCCCACATTACGGGATACGGAGAGCTGAACCGCGACTTCAAGCTCCCCCAGCTGCGCCAGAAGGGCTTCGCCTCAGCCATGGCTGAAGCCGGGCTGACCGTACGGCCGGAGTGGAAAGCCACCGCCGACTTCACCATCCAGGGCGCCTATGCCGCGGGCCGCAGGCTGTTGGGCACCAGTTCCGAACGCCCTACAGCAGTCTTCGCGGCCTCTGACGAGATGGCCGTAGGCATCATGCTTGCGGCCCGCGACTTTGGACTGCAGGTACCGCAGGACCTCTCTGTCGTGGGGATCGACGGTCACGAGCTCGCCGAGACGTTTGGACTCACCACTATCAATCAGGATCCGCGGGGGCAGGGCCGCTTGGCGGCTGCCACTGCCTTGGCTTTGCTGGAAAAGCCAAGCGGGAATTCCGACGACGGCACCGCAGCGGCTGCAGCACAAGACCAGGAGTTCCCCACCGAGTTCGTGATCCGGAACAGTACCGCCGTCCCGCCACACGAGCCTATGCGGCGCGCATAA
- a CDS encoding glycoside hydrolase family 13 protein, whose translation MLTSMSVETVIHDTSVSAGPLTLIHAADPAPGWWRSAVIYQVYPRSFRDLNGDGVGDLAGITEELPHLADLGVDAVWLSPFFRSPQRDAGYDVSDYCDVDPIFGTLGDFDVMMAESHRLGLRVIVDLVPNHCSDQHPAFQAALAAPDGSPERDMFIFRDGTGPDGQEPPNNWQSHFGGPAWTRVPAPDGQPGQWYLHLFDSSQPDFNWDNPAVHAEFERVLRFWLDRGVSGFRVDVAHALVKAPGLPAWGGRADGGSSEGYPGHEAPMFGQPGVHDIYRKWRLLLDEYGPDRILCAEASVDLQRLAHWVRPDEMHQAFNFPYLHAGLDVYRLRSVITDSLTVLDGVGAPSTWVLSNHDVVRHATRFGYNGQGPRDGDGIGSADPQPDEALGRRRAAAASLFMLGLPGAAYLYQGEELGLPDGIDIPGHLRQDPTFGRTGGQRLGRDGCRVPLPWRAGDPHLGFGAGEDPWLPIPSSFETLARDLQAESPSSHLSLYRDALACRRQLNLGRGSLSWAEDWCTGSSLGYLNGTTLVLMNLNHEPLDMPAGHVLIRSLPTETAHALASGETAWIELGPDLITAD comes from the coding sequence ATGCTGACTTCCATGTCCGTCGAAACTGTGATCCACGACACTTCTGTCTCCGCTGGCCCACTCACCCTCATCCACGCCGCCGACCCCGCTCCGGGCTGGTGGCGGTCTGCCGTGATCTACCAGGTGTACCCACGGTCATTTCGGGACCTGAACGGCGACGGCGTGGGCGACCTGGCGGGAATCACCGAGGAACTGCCGCACCTTGCGGACCTGGGCGTCGACGCCGTCTGGCTGTCCCCCTTTTTCCGCTCCCCGCAACGCGATGCCGGTTACGACGTCAGCGACTACTGCGACGTGGACCCAATTTTCGGCACGCTCGGCGATTTCGACGTCATGATGGCTGAATCGCACAGGCTCGGCCTGCGGGTGATCGTGGATCTGGTGCCAAACCATTGCTCGGACCAACACCCCGCTTTCCAGGCAGCCCTTGCAGCACCTGATGGGAGCCCGGAGCGGGACATGTTCATCTTCCGCGACGGGACAGGACCGGACGGACAGGAACCGCCAAACAACTGGCAGTCCCACTTTGGCGGGCCCGCCTGGACACGCGTGCCGGCCCCTGACGGACAACCGGGCCAGTGGTACCTGCACCTTTTTGATTCCTCCCAGCCGGACTTCAACTGGGACAACCCCGCCGTCCACGCAGAGTTCGAGAGGGTGCTCCGCTTCTGGCTGGACCGCGGCGTCTCGGGCTTCCGAGTGGACGTGGCCCATGCCCTGGTCAAAGCGCCGGGCCTTCCGGCATGGGGCGGACGCGCTGATGGCGGCAGCAGCGAGGGGTACCCCGGCCACGAGGCACCGATGTTCGGGCAACCCGGCGTCCACGACATCTACCGGAAATGGCGGTTGCTCTTGGACGAATACGGACCGGACCGGATTCTCTGCGCCGAGGCAAGCGTCGACCTGCAGCGGCTGGCGCACTGGGTGCGGCCCGACGAGATGCACCAGGCATTCAACTTCCCTTATCTCCACGCGGGCCTGGATGTCTACCGGCTGCGTTCTGTCATCACCGACTCGCTGACGGTCCTTGACGGCGTTGGGGCCCCGAGTACCTGGGTGCTTTCCAACCACGACGTGGTTCGCCATGCCACCCGTTTTGGCTACAACGGGCAGGGTCCGCGGGACGGGGACGGCATAGGTTCCGCTGACCCGCAGCCGGACGAAGCCCTTGGCCGCCGCCGCGCGGCCGCGGCCTCACTGTTCATGCTGGGGCTGCCCGGCGCCGCATACCTTTACCAGGGGGAAGAGCTGGGACTGCCGGACGGCATCGACATTCCGGGCCACCTCCGCCAGGATCCGACATTTGGCCGTACCGGGGGTCAGCGGCTTGGCCGTGACGGTTGCCGGGTGCCGCTGCCCTGGCGGGCCGGGGACCCGCACTTGGGCTTTGGTGCGGGGGAAGATCCGTGGCTTCCCATTCCCTCCTCGTTTGAAACGCTGGCGCGGGATCTCCAGGCGGAATCGCCGTCGTCGCACCTCTCGCTGTACCGTGACGCCCTGGCATGCCGCCGGCAGCTGAACTTGGGCAGGGGATCATTGTCCTGGGCAGAAGACTGGTGCACGGGGTCGTCCCTGGGCTACCTGAACGGCACTACGCTGGTCCTCATGAACCTGAACCATGAGCCGTTGGACATGCCGGCGGGCCACGTACTGATCCGCAGCCTTCCCACAGAGACCGCCCATGCCCTTGCCTCCGGCGAGACGGCATGGATAGAGCTTGGACCGGACCTCATCACAGCAGACTGA
- a CDS encoding FAD-binding oxidoreductase, producing MGSIVDELEAVLAPDQLDVSEVSLRRYAIDQAPVIDFQLPLAVVFPESVADVQSVVKACADSGIPIVPRGAGTGVSGGAHATNNCIILSLERMDRILALNPDDETAVVEPGVVNAVLNEAAAEHGLMYAPDPASFRSSTIGGNVATNAGGLRCAKYGVTRDSVLAVDVVLADGSLIHTGHQTFKGVAGYDLTGLFVGSEGTLGIVVGITVRLKYLPREVHTVAAFYPDFRMAAAGVLAVGRARVQPAIMELLDGGTLAQLDDIHGSDLSTRGKSLLLIQTDGFGAAAEAEVVRQVLRDGGAAVTTEASAEAERLVELRRHSRGTEVDDEYRVGEDVAVPRSRLVDYVAALEAMAAAQQVHLKVVAHAGDGNLHPTFWIDRQGTDVDADAMERLQVALDESITAALAMGGTITGEHGVGQYKLRWLGQEQPEPVRELQRRIKDLFDPAGILNPGKAI from the coding sequence GTGGGAAGCATCGTTGACGAGCTGGAGGCCGTCCTGGCCCCGGACCAGCTGGACGTGAGCGAGGTGTCACTTCGCCGGTACGCGATCGACCAGGCGCCCGTCATCGACTTTCAGCTGCCCCTGGCCGTGGTGTTCCCGGAATCGGTGGCCGACGTTCAATCCGTGGTGAAGGCGTGCGCCGACAGCGGCATACCCATCGTCCCGCGAGGCGCCGGTACCGGCGTGTCCGGCGGCGCCCACGCCACGAACAACTGCATCATCCTGTCCCTGGAGCGGATGGACCGGATCCTCGCGCTGAATCCCGACGACGAAACAGCCGTCGTGGAGCCCGGCGTGGTCAACGCCGTCCTCAACGAAGCAGCCGCAGAGCACGGACTCATGTACGCTCCGGATCCAGCAAGCTTCCGAAGCTCCACCATCGGCGGCAATGTGGCCACCAACGCAGGCGGCCTTCGCTGCGCCAAGTATGGGGTCACCAGGGATTCGGTCCTTGCCGTGGACGTGGTTTTGGCCGACGGATCGCTCATCCATACCGGCCACCAGACCTTCAAAGGCGTGGCGGGTTACGACCTAACGGGCCTCTTCGTGGGGTCCGAGGGGACGCTGGGCATCGTCGTCGGAATCACCGTGCGGCTGAAGTACCTGCCCCGGGAAGTCCACACCGTGGCCGCGTTCTACCCGGACTTCCGCATGGCCGCCGCAGGGGTCCTGGCCGTGGGCAGGGCGCGCGTCCAGCCCGCCATCATGGAACTGCTGGACGGCGGGACGCTGGCCCAGCTCGACGACATCCACGGCTCCGACCTCAGCACGCGCGGAAAGTCACTGCTGCTGATCCAGACGGACGGATTCGGGGCGGCCGCGGAAGCCGAGGTGGTACGCCAGGTTCTGCGCGACGGCGGCGCCGCGGTGACCACCGAAGCCAGCGCCGAGGCGGAGCGGCTGGTGGAGCTGCGGAGGCACAGCCGGGGCACCGAAGTGGACGACGAGTACCGCGTGGGTGAAGACGTGGCTGTTCCGAGGTCACGCCTGGTGGATTACGTTGCCGCGCTCGAGGCCATGGCCGCCGCTCAGCAGGTGCACCTCAAAGTAGTGGCCCATGCAGGGGACGGCAACCTGCACCCAACATTCTGGATCGACCGGCAGGGCACGGACGTCGACGCCGATGCCATGGAGCGGCTCCAGGTGGCCCTGGACGAATCGATCACCGCGGCCCTGGCCATGGGTGGCACCATCACGGGGGAACACGGCGTAGGCCAGTACAAGCTGCGGTGGCTGGGCCAGGAGCAGCCCGAGCCGGTCCGGGAACTCCAGCGCAGGATCAAGGACCTGTTCGATCCTGCCGGCATCCTCAACCCCGGAAAGGCTATCTAG
- a CDS encoding DUF4032 domain-containing protein — protein sequence MTEEYSAQWHDEPTDYAQIGKLPRFVAASADDNKAASVASSLNITAAAADPELLDLPWHIALEEWPAQYLAALPRGISRHIVRFAHLGGSVIAIKETSEHVARHEYHMLRKLARFDVPCVEPVAVITGRTTPDGRPLNPVLVTRHLKFSMPYRALFSQMLRKDTLTRLIDAQALLLVRLHLIGFYWGDVSLSNTLFRRDAGAFAAYLVDAETGELYPDLSTGQREYDLEIARVNIAGELMDLLDGGLIEEKVDPVATSELIMDSYRRLWAELTEKESFELGERWRVGARIRRLNELGFDVEEYAIKTTQNGSTIQLQPKVVDAGHHQRRLLRLTGLDAQENQARRLLNDMDSFRADNNPEMDEEYSAHLWVSQIFEPIVRAIPRDLSGKLEHAEVVHEVLEHRWYMSEKQERHIPLAEAVQSYIDSILRHRRDEAAIMLNPDTELLKILEVENEESRYGADESGEDYPDSDD from the coding sequence ATGACCGAGGAATACAGCGCCCAGTGGCACGACGAACCCACCGACTACGCGCAGATCGGCAAGCTGCCCCGGTTCGTGGCTGCCAGTGCCGATGACAACAAGGCGGCCTCGGTAGCCTCGTCGCTGAACATCACGGCAGCGGCGGCTGATCCCGAACTGCTGGACCTGCCGTGGCATATCGCTTTGGAGGAGTGGCCGGCACAGTACCTGGCGGCGCTGCCCCGCGGTATTTCCCGGCACATCGTCCGGTTCGCCCACTTGGGCGGCTCCGTGATCGCCATCAAGGAAACCTCCGAGCACGTGGCCCGGCACGAGTACCACATGCTCCGGAAGCTGGCGCGCTTCGATGTGCCGTGCGTGGAGCCGGTTGCGGTGATCACCGGGCGCACCACCCCGGACGGACGCCCGCTCAACCCTGTCCTCGTCACCCGGCACCTGAAGTTTTCCATGCCCTACCGCGCGCTCTTTTCCCAGATGCTGCGCAAGGACACCCTCACCCGCCTCATCGACGCGCAGGCCCTCCTGCTGGTGCGGCTGCACCTCATCGGTTTTTACTGGGGCGACGTCTCGCTGTCCAACACCCTGTTCCGCCGCGACGCCGGCGCCTTCGCCGCGTACCTGGTGGACGCGGAAACCGGCGAGCTCTACCCGGACCTCTCCACCGGGCAGCGCGAGTACGACCTGGAAATCGCCCGCGTTAACATCGCCGGCGAGCTTATGGACCTGCTGGACGGCGGCCTCATCGAGGAAAAGGTGGACCCCGTGGCCACCAGCGAGCTGATCATGGACAGCTACCGGCGGCTGTGGGCTGAGCTGACCGAGAAGGAATCCTTCGAACTCGGCGAACGGTGGCGAGTGGGCGCCCGCATCCGGCGGCTGAACGAACTCGGCTTCGACGTCGAGGAGTACGCCATCAAGACCACCCAGAACGGCTCCACCATTCAGCTGCAGCCCAAGGTGGTGGACGCGGGGCACCACCAGCGGCGGCTGCTGCGGCTTACCGGCCTGGATGCCCAGGAGAACCAGGCCCGCCGCCTCCTCAACGACATGGACTCGTTCCGGGCGGACAACAACCCGGAGATGGACGAGGAATACAGCGCCCACCTATGGGTCAGCCAGATCTTCGAGCCGATCGTGCGCGCCATCCCCCGGGACCTTTCCGGCAAGCTTGAGCATGCCGAGGTGGTGCACGAGGTCCTGGAACACCGCTGGTACATGTCCGAGAAGCAGGAGCGCCACATTCCGCTGGCAGAGGCCGTTCAGTCCTACATCGACTCGATCCTGCGGCACCGGCGGGACGAGGCCGCCATCATGCTCAACCCGGACACTGAGCTGCTGAAAATCCTTGAGGTGGAGAACGAGGAGTCCCGCTACGGCGCTGACGAATCCGGGGAAGACTACCCGGACTCGGACGACTGA
- a CDS encoding ABC transporter ATP-binding protein, with protein sequence MATVTFDNATRLYPGTEKPAVDKLNIDIADGEFLVLVGPSGCGKSTSLRMLAGLEDVNAGRILIGDRDVTDVPPKDRDIAMVFQNYALYPHMTVADNMGFALKIAGVSKEERAERVREAAKLLDLEQYLDRKPKALSGGQRQRVAMGRAIVRNPQVFLMDEPLSNLDAKLRVQTRTQIASLTRRLGVTTVYVTHDQVEAMTMGDRVAVLKDGLLQQVDTPRNLYDRPKNVFVAGFIGSPAMNLLELPVVDGGVQFGGTVYPVPRDVLEEAHGSTVTLGSRPEDLETAPHGEGLKVEVDVVEELGADAYVYGHTNLDGKDHDIVARVDGRRPPMKGEVIYVRPQSGHVHLFDTKTGLRLGD encoded by the coding sequence GTGGCTACAGTTACTTTTGACAACGCTACGCGTCTGTACCCGGGCACCGAAAAGCCCGCCGTCGATAAGCTCAACATCGACATCGCCGATGGCGAATTCCTGGTCCTCGTCGGACCCTCCGGTTGCGGCAAGTCCACCTCCCTGCGCATGCTTGCAGGCCTCGAGGACGTTAACGCCGGCCGCATCCTGATCGGCGACCGCGATGTCACCGATGTTCCCCCGAAGGACCGCGACATCGCGATGGTTTTCCAGAACTACGCGCTGTACCCGCACATGACTGTGGCCGACAACATGGGCTTCGCCCTCAAGATCGCCGGTGTCTCCAAGGAAGAGCGCGCCGAGCGCGTCCGCGAAGCCGCCAAGCTCCTCGACCTTGAGCAGTACCTGGACCGCAAGCCGAAGGCACTCTCCGGCGGCCAGCGCCAGCGTGTTGCCATGGGCCGCGCAATCGTCCGTAACCCGCAGGTCTTCCTCATGGATGAGCCGCTCTCCAACCTGGACGCCAAGCTCCGTGTCCAGACCCGCACCCAGATCGCCTCCCTGACCCGCCGCCTGGGTGTCACCACGGTGTACGTGACGCACGACCAGGTGGAGGCCATGACCATGGGCGACCGCGTCGCCGTGCTGAAGGACGGCCTGCTGCAGCAGGTTGACACCCCGCGCAACCTCTACGACCGCCCCAAGAACGTCTTCGTTGCCGGCTTCATTGGCTCCCCCGCCATGAACCTGCTGGAACTCCCCGTCGTAGACGGCGGCGTCCAGTTCGGCGGCACCGTCTACCCCGTGCCGCGGGACGTCCTCGAAGAGGCTCACGGCTCCACGGTCACCCTGGGCAGCCGTCCCGAGGACCTGGAAACCGCTCCGCACGGTGAAGGCCTGAAGGTTGAGGTGGACGTCGTCGAAGAACTCGGCGCCGACGCCTACGTCTACGGCCACACCAACCTTGACGGCAAGGACCACGACATCGTGGCCCGCGTCGACGGCCGCCGTCCCCCGATGAAGGGCGAGGTCATCTACGTCCGTCCGCAGTCGGGCCACGTGCACCTGTTCGACACCAAGACCGGCCTGCGCCTCGGCGACTGA